AACGCGACCGCTCCCATCTGGCCGACTCCCTGGACCTGTTGAACCGGGCGCTGGTCCTGCACCGTCAGCAGGAGTCCCTGCACGGCGAGGGCTGGGCCTACTACCAGCTGGGCCAACTGCTGCTGCGCATGGGCGAGGTACCCCGTGCGCAGACCGAACTGCGCACGGCGCTCGACCTGTTCGGCCGTACCCGGGACCCCCGGGGCGAGGCCTGGTCGATGACGCAGCTGGCCCGGGCCCGCCTCGTCGCCGGGGACCCCTCCGCCGCCGTCGACGGTCTGCGGCAGGCCCTCTCCCGCCACCGCGACAACGAGGACGCGCGCGGCGAGGCCTGGTCCGGCTACTACCTGGGTCAGGCCCTGGAGGAGACCGGCAATCTCGACCAGGCCGTCCGCGAGCTGGAGCGCTCCCGCACGATGTTCTCCCGGATGCGGGACGTGTACGGCCTGGCCTGCGCCCGCCACCACTCGGCCCGCGTCACCCGCGACCAGCGCGCCGTGCAGACCGGCTCGCTGCGCAACTCCGGCTTCGCCCGCCAGCTCCTCGTCGACGCCCGCGCCGACTTCCAGCGCATCGGCGTCGCCCACGGAGAGGCCTGGACCTGCCTGGAACTGGCGGTGGTGGACGCGGGCAACACCCGCACCCCCCAGGCACTGGCCCTCTGCGAGGAGGCCACCCGCCTCTTCGCCTCCTACGGCGACCGCCGCGGCGAGGACTGGGCCCGCTTCCTCAAGTGCACCCTGCTGCCCTACGCGGCTCCCGGCGGCGTGGAGATCGGCACGGCCGTCGCCCAGGAGGACCTGGCCCATCTCTCCCGCACGGCCCACCCCCTGCGTGACGAGAAACTCACCGAGTACATCGAGGCCTACCAGCTCCTCCTGGAACGTGGCGTCAACCTGGAGAGCGGCTGGCGGGCCTGGACCCTCGGCATGGTCCCGAACCGCCATGCGCGCGAGGTGATGGGCGTGCCGGTATCGGGCGGGCACGGGTGAGCCGGAGCTGCTCCATGCTCAGTCACCCCGCGACGACAGGGCGTGACCGCACGGCACCTCGGCGGTGTCGCACGGTCAGCCCGTCAAGCCGTCGCGCCGGCGGTCAGCCCTTCGCCGGGGTCGCCTTCCCGGCCACGTCCGTCGCCGTCTCCTCGACGGAGGCGTCCGGGTCCGGCGACTCCTTGAAGTCGACCTTGCCCATGTGCTTGGTCATGGACTTCATCAGGCCCCAGACGGCCAGGGCCATCACCGCGAAGACGATGAAACCGAGGACGCCGGGGGTGACCTTGTCCTCGTCCACCTCCTTGGCGAGGGGGACGAGGTGTGTGACTGCCAGGCTTACGCTCATGCCTGGCATTGTCCCCCAGGGCTAGCGGATGCCCGCAAAGAGGTCGTCCTCCGGGAGCGAGGTGTCCACGAGGGACTTCGCGAGCTCGTACTCCTCGGTCGGCCAGACCTCCTTCTGGATCTCCATCGGGACCCGGAACCAGCCGCCGTCGGGGTCGATCTGCGTGGCGTGGGCGACGAGGGCCTTGTCACGGATCTCGAAGAACTCGGCGCACGGCACATGCGTGGTCAGGGTCCGGTTCTTGTGGTCGGACTCGTCCCAGCGCTTGAGCCACTCGCCGTACGGGGACTCCAGGCCGCGCTCCAGCAGGGCGTTGTGCAGCGCCTCGGTGCGCGGGCGGTTGAAGCCCTGGTTGTAGTAGAGCTTCTGCGGCTGGTACGCCGGGCCGTACTCGGCCTCGGGGTACCGCTCGGTGTCCGCCGCGCCCTCGAACGCCACCATCGAGATCTTGTGGGTCATGATGTGGTCGGGGTGCGGGTACCCGCCGTTCTCGTCGTAGGTGGTGATCACCTGGGGACGGAACGCGCGGATCTTCCGGACCAGCTCACCCGCCGCCTTGTCGACGTCCTCCAGGGCGAAGCAGCCGTCGGGAAGGGGCGGCAGGGGGTCGCCCTCGGGGAGGCCGGAGTCGACGAAGCCGAGCCACTCCTGGCTGACGCCGAGGATCTCGCGGGCCTCGTCCATCTCCTTCTTGCGTACCTCGTGAATGTGCTCCTCGATGTACTTGTCGCCCTGCAGTTTCGGATTGAGGATGGAGCCGCGCTCGCCGCCCGTGCAGGTCACGACCAGCACGTCCACCCCCTCGGACACATACTTCGCCATGGTGGCCGCACCCTTGCTCGACTCGTCGTCGGGGTGCGCGTGCA
The DNA window shown above is from Streptomyces akebiae and carries:
- the mca gene encoding mycothiol conjugate amidase Mca — protein: MAVHAHPDDESSKGAATMAKYVSEGVDVLVVTCTGGERGSILNPKLQGDKYIEEHIHEVRKKEMDEAREILGVSQEWLGFVDSGLPEGDPLPPLPDGCFALEDVDKAAGELVRKIRAFRPQVITTYDENGGYPHPDHIMTHKISMVAFEGAADTERYPEAEYGPAYQPQKLYYNQGFNRPRTEALHNALLERGLESPYGEWLKRWDESDHKNRTLTTHVPCAEFFEIRDKALVAHATQIDPDGGWFRVPMEIQKEVWPTEEYELAKSLVDTSLPEDDLFAGIR